A window of the Vibrio fluvialis genome harbors these coding sequences:
- a CDS encoding DUF2956 domain-containing protein, producing MTNKIVPSPQTQQEAMKVAKATQKPGQTKEQTKLIAQGIEKGIALYKKQQKEKHRQADRARKKALRTKQPAIHEDIDSEIGYEDEVTLSKNLQWLPWGLLIASWVGFILFWMQNSAQ from the coding sequence ATGACCAATAAAATTGTTCCATCGCCACAAACCCAACAAGAAGCGATGAAAGTAGCGAAGGCGACTCAAAAGCCGGGCCAGACCAAAGAGCAGACCAAGCTGATTGCACAAGGCATTGAAAAAGGCATTGCGCTGTATAAAAAACAGCAAAAAGAAAAACACCGCCAGGCCGATCGCGCTCGTAAAAAAGCACTGAGAACCAAACAACCTGCCATACACGAAGACATTGATTCCGAGATTGGTTACGAAGACGAAGTAACGCTATCCAAAAACCTGCAATGGCTGCCGTGGGGGCTGCTTATCGCCAGTTGGGTCGGTTTCATTCTGTTCTGGATGCAAAACAGCGCGCAATAG
- a CDS encoding DUF2919 domain-containing protein, giving the protein MRYTIEQYDTHGYLKAPTWLWLGWLFLARAWIVFVVAGVSRDSGSQILSFVYPGNAALYIGLVAGVPGIALMWLISLRHPERRWINALFRTGRWLTLLTASVQFIQTGYHVYLQHGAFHWANALTLLILLWLILYVYRSRSVRDCFLSPLMAKP; this is encoded by the coding sequence GTGCGTTACACCATCGAACAATATGATACCCACGGATATCTCAAGGCTCCAACCTGGTTGTGGCTGGGATGGCTGTTTCTGGCGCGAGCCTGGATTGTGTTCGTGGTTGCAGGCGTGAGCCGCGACAGTGGTTCGCAGATTCTGAGTTTCGTTTATCCCGGTAATGCGGCGCTTTACATCGGGCTGGTGGCGGGCGTGCCGGGGATTGCACTAATGTGGCTGATCAGTCTGCGTCATCCGGAGCGGCGTTGGATTAATGCGTTGTTTCGAACCGGGCGCTGGCTGACGCTGCTGACAGCGAGCGTGCAGTTTATTCAGACGGGCTACCATGTCTACCTGCAACACGGAGCTTTTCATTGGGCGAATGCGCTTACCTTGTTGATTTTATTATGGTTAATTTTATACGTTTATCGCAGCCGCAGTGTGCGTGACTGTTTTTTGTCGCCGCTGATGGCTAAGCCATGA
- a CDS encoding Dyp-type peroxidase, with translation MSTPQSAILPEAEPFALYSILKIKRNHAQVLAQLQALPALVDEVNANQPGAELTLSVAFTKAFWQRFEAPMPEELIDFPVLGEGSTMAPSTDVDVLIHCHSKRHDLLFYVMRKCLTEIAEDVDVVDETYGFRYLDARDMTGFIDGTENPKEEKRREVAIVADGEFAGGSYVMVQRFVHNLPAWSRLNVSAQEKVIGRTKPDSVELDNVPAASHVGRVDIKEEGKGLKILRHSLPYGSASGDHGLLFIAYCHTLHNIKTMMESMYGVTDGKTDQLLRFTQAVTGAYFFAPSQEMLQALSLKA, from the coding sequence ATGTCAACGCCACAGTCGGCTATTTTGCCAGAAGCGGAGCCATTTGCTCTGTACAGCATATTAAAAATTAAACGCAACCACGCACAGGTTCTTGCTCAGTTGCAAGCACTGCCTGCTCTGGTGGATGAAGTGAATGCCAATCAACCGGGCGCAGAACTGACGCTCTCTGTCGCCTTCACCAAAGCTTTCTGGCAACGCTTTGAAGCCCCGATGCCAGAAGAGCTGATCGATTTCCCGGTGTTGGGCGAAGGCAGCACTATGGCACCGAGTACCGATGTCGACGTACTGATCCATTGCCACTCAAAGCGCCACGACCTGCTGTTTTATGTCATGCGTAAATGTCTGACCGAAATCGCTGAAGATGTTGATGTCGTTGATGAAACCTACGGTTTCCGCTATCTGGACGCCCGTGACATGACGGGCTTTATCGATGGCACTGAAAACCCGAAAGAGGAAAAACGTCGTGAAGTCGCGATTGTGGCGGACGGTGAGTTCGCTGGCGGCAGCTATGTGATGGTGCAGCGCTTTGTGCACAATCTGCCAGCGTGGAGCCGCCTCAACGTCTCTGCGCAGGAAAAAGTGATTGGCCGTACTAAACCGGATTCGGTGGAACTGGACAATGTTCCCGCTGCGTCACACGTTGGCCGCGTCGATATTAAAGAAGAAGGTAAAGGGCTGAAAATTCTGCGCCACAGTCTGCCGTATGGCAGCGCCAGTGGCGATCATGGCCTGCTGTTTATTGCCTACTGCCACACACTGCACAACATCAAAACCATGATGGAAAGTATGTACGGCGTGACCGATGGTAAAACTGACCAACTGCTGCGTTTTACGCAGGCGGTGACGGGGGCATACTTCTTTGCGCCATCACAAGAGATGCTGCAAGCACTCAGCCTCAAAGCGTAG
- a CDS encoding flagellin: protein MAITVNTNVSALVAQRHLNTATDLLNQSLERLSSGKRINSAKDDAAGLQISNRLESQMRGLDVAVRNANDGISIMQTAEGAMQETTNLLQRMRDLSLQSANGSNSKAERVALQEEMGALNDEMNRIAETTSFGGRKLLNGSFGQTSFQIGASSGEAVQVSLKNMRSDDLNMGGFSYVAAGEADSQWQVGQGRNQLTISYVNARGEDEQIHIHAKQGDDIEQLATYINGQTDKVSASVNEKGQLQIYMAGKETAGTLSFSGSLADELQMNLKGYEAVDNLDITSVGGAQRAVSVLDTAMKYVDSHRAELGALQNRFGHAVSNLDNVHENLAASNSRIKDADYAKETTQMIKQQILQQVGTSILAQAKNQPNVALTLLSG from the coding sequence ATGGCTATCACGGTAAACACTAATGTCTCAGCGCTGGTCGCGCAGCGGCATTTAAACACCGCGACCGATTTGCTCAATCAGTCGTTGGAGCGGTTGTCTTCCGGTAAACGGATCAACAGCGCCAAAGACGATGCGGCAGGGCTGCAAATTTCCAATCGCCTTGAATCCCAGATGCGCGGCCTTGATGTGGCTGTACGCAATGCCAACGATGGCATTTCCATCATGCAAACCGCTGAAGGCGCGATGCAAGAAACCACCAACTTACTGCAACGCATGCGAGATCTCTCATTACAGTCGGCCAATGGCTCGAACAGTAAAGCGGAGCGCGTAGCATTACAGGAAGAAATGGGGGCTTTGAACGATGAAATGAACCGAATCGCCGAAACAACCTCTTTTGGTGGTCGAAAATTGCTCAACGGTTCGTTTGGTCAAACCTCATTCCAAATTGGCGCATCATCCGGAGAAGCGGTGCAGGTGTCGCTCAAGAACATGCGCTCTGATGACCTCAATATGGGCGGATTTAGTTATGTGGCTGCCGGCGAGGCCGACAGCCAATGGCAGGTGGGGCAAGGGCGTAACCAATTAACCATTTCGTATGTCAATGCGCGGGGTGAGGATGAGCAAATTCACATTCACGCCAAGCAGGGAGACGATATAGAACAGTTAGCCACTTACATCAACGGACAGACGGATAAAGTGTCTGCATCGGTTAATGAGAAAGGCCAGCTGCAAATCTATATGGCAGGCAAAGAAACCGCAGGCACCTTGTCTTTCAGCGGCAGTCTAGCGGACGAATTGCAGATGAACCTTAAAGGCTATGAAGCCGTCGATAACCTCGACATTACCTCTGTTGGCGGTGCCCAGCGCGCAGTCTCAGTGCTGGATACGGCAATGAAGTATGTCGACAGCCATCGTGCGGAGCTGGGAGCGCTGCAAAACCGCTTTGGACATGCGGTCAGCAACCTGGACAACGTGCATGAAAACCTCGCTGCATCGAACAGCCGAATCAAAGATGCCGATTACGCCAAAGAAACCACGCAAATGATCAAGCAACAGATTCTGCAACAAGTGGGGACATCAATATTGGCGCAGGCGAAAAATCAACCAAACGTAGCGCTGACGCTGCTTAGCGGCTAA
- a CDS encoding flagellin: MAVNVNTNVSAMTAQRYLNSASSAQQTSMERLSSGFKINSAKDDAAGLQISNRLNVQSRGLDVAVRNANDGISIAQTAEGAMNETTNILQRMRDLSLQSSNGSNSKSERVAIQEEVTALNDELNRIAETTSFGGNKLLNGTFQTKSFQIGADNGEAVMLSLKDMRSDNRMMGGTSYQAENAKDKNWIVEQGKNDLTITLNDDKGNEQSININAKAGDDIEELATYINGQTDMVKASVNEKGQLQVFAGNNKVSGDVSFSGGLAGELGMKEGKQVTVDNIDVTSVGGAQESVAIVDAALKYVDSHRAELGAFQNRFNHAISNLDNINENVNASKSRIKDTDFAKETTALTKSQILSQASSSVLAQAKQAPQAALSLLG, from the coding sequence ATGGCAGTGAATGTAAATACCAACGTATCAGCAATGACAGCACAACGTTACCTGAACAGCGCAAGCAGCGCTCAGCAAACGTCAATGGAACGTCTGTCTTCTGGCTTTAAAATCAACAGCGCAAAAGATGACGCTGCAGGTCTGCAAATTTCTAACCGCTTGAACGTACAAAGCCGCGGTCTGGATGTAGCAGTACGTAACGCGAATGACGGTATTTCAATTGCGCAAACTGCAGAAGGTGCGATGAACGAAACCACCAACATCCTGCAACGTATGCGTGACCTGTCTCTGCAATCATCTAACGGCTCAAACTCTAAATCAGAGCGCGTAGCGATTCAGGAAGAAGTAACTGCACTGAACGACGAACTGAACCGTATCGCAGAAACCACTTCATTCGGTGGTAACAAGCTGCTGAACGGCACATTCCAAACCAAATCTTTCCAGATTGGTGCGGACAACGGTGAAGCCGTGATGCTGTCTCTGAAAGACATGCGCAGCGACAACCGTATGATGGGTGGTACAAGCTACCAGGCTGAAAACGCGAAAGACAAAAACTGGATCGTTGAGCAAGGTAAAAACGACCTGACCATCACTCTGAACGATGACAAAGGTAACGAGCAGTCGATCAACATCAACGCGAAAGCGGGCGATGACATCGAAGAGCTGGCGACTTACATCAACGGTCAGACAGACATGGTAAAAGCGTCTGTGAACGAAAAAGGCCAACTACAAGTCTTCGCAGGTAACAACAAAGTTTCTGGCGACGTATCGTTCAGCGGCGGTCTGGCTGGTGAGCTGGGCATGAAAGAAGGCAAGCAAGTGACAGTCGACAACATTGACGTGACCAGCGTTGGTGGTGCTCAAGAGTCAGTTGCGATTGTGGATGCCGCGCTGAAATATGTAGACAGCCACCGTGCAGAACTGGGTGCGTTCCAGAACCGTTTCAACCACGCGATCAGCAACTTGGACAACATTAACGAAAACGTGAATGCGTCTAAGAGCCGTATCAAAGATACTGATTTCGCGAAAGAAACAACGGCACTGACCAAGTCTCAGATTCTTTCTCAGGCATCAAGCTCTGTTCTTGCTCAAGCAAAACAAGCGCCACAAGCAGCACTGAGCCTGCTGGGTTAA